The Xiphophorus couchianus chromosome 22, X_couchianus-1.0, whole genome shotgun sequence genome includes the window ATACTATCTCGAAATAGTGAGATACTATCAAGATCCAGGATAAGAGGgcccctcccccctccccgGACCAGCAGAGGCTGATCTTTGTTACGTCGATCCGCGTTTCCCCATCAGATATGGTTCCCCTTGCATCTCCTCGCTGCTCCGCACCGCCCAAGCGGCAAAGCACGCCTGTATGGCAAgacgttttaaaataaattcagttttaccGCCCTTACATTCCAGACatctgaaattgttttataactagACACTTTAgtaatttaagatatctctaattacattctgactagtcgAAATGACGTCAGATTTACTATTGACTTTTATGGAGATTTCAATACAAGATATCTACAATGAATTACTGACtatctgaaaaacacaattcagatatccatccatccatccattttctgttcacccttgtccctaatggggtcgggagggttgctggtgcccatctccagctacgttccgggcgagaggcggggtacaccctggacaggtcgccagtctgtcgcagggcaacacagagacatacaggacaaacaaccatgcacacacacactcacacctagggagaatttagagaaaccaattgacctgacagtcatgtttttggactgtgggaggaagccggagtacccggagagaacccacgcatgcacagggagaacatgcaaactccatgcagaaagaccccggccgggaatcgaacccaggaccttcttgctgcaaggcaacagtgctaccaactgcgccactgtgcagccccaattcagatatctacaattaaattatgactagtcataaagtaaattcaagatatgtcaattttagttttgactagtcataattctAATTAAAGATATCTCGAATGACACCATAATTAAAGATATCTTAAATTGATTTTGGATAGGTGATTTGTAGTTTTAACTagtgtaaattaaattatagaTATCTTAAAAGCAAATAGTGGctagacaaaacaaaattagagatatcttgaattgtaattttgactagtcaaaattcCTTTTCAGATATCTAAAAATGAATTAGAGATACCTTGAATTACACCGCTTTTCTATTTAAGATATGACTATAGTCAGAATGACATACTGATACCTTGAATATGTATTCTGTATACTACGGTAAttctgtacacacacacagtgtatCACAcctcacatttctgcagatatttaagCATATTTTTCCATGGGACAACAATGACACTTTGACACAACGAAGAGTAATGTGTGCAGCTTAAATAACAGTGTACATTTATTCTTCTTTCAAAATAACTATATACAGTCATTAACGTCTAAACCGCCGGCAACAAAAGTGAGTACACTCCTTAGTGAAAGTTCCTTAAGTGTCATCACATTCACCCTCAGCTTCTTCAATAAAGCAGTGGTTGTCTTAGAAGTTTGTTTGCGGTCATTATCATACTGAAACACTGCTCTGTGATCCAGTTTCTAGAGGGAGGGGATCAGACTTTGTTCAGCATTTCACAGTACATATTGGAGTTCATAAAATGTAACTCCCCAACAGCTGCTGCTCTCATACAACCCAGACCATGGCATTCCCAACACCATGCTTGACTGTAGGCATCACACACTTATCTTTGTATTCCTCACCTGATTGCAGCCACACATGCTGGAGACCATCTGAACCAAACAAATGAATCTTGAtctcatcagaccacaggacCTGGTTCCAGAAATCCATGTCCTTTGTTGGCATGTCTTCAGCAAACTGTTTGCGGACTTTCTTGTCTGCAGACTTCAGAAGAGGCTTCCTTCTAGGGTGACAGCCATGCAGACCAAGTTGATGTAGTGCATGGCATATGGTCTGAGCACTGACAAGCTGACCTCCCACCTCTTCAATCTCTGCACCAAACCTGACAGAACTCCTGTGCCCGTCTTTCAAAGACAGCATTCGGATGCGACGCTGAGCACTCAGCTTCTTTGGACGACCAAAACGACGTCTGTTCTGAGTGGACCCAGCTAAATATGCTGGATGATTGTGGCCACTGTGCTGCATCTCAGTTTCAGGGTGTTAGCAATCCACTTGTAGCCTTGGCCATCTTCAACTTTCAGAGACCAGTATGAGACAGTGTGAGATGTACTAGAAAATCTAACACACCTGCTCCATATGCCCACCTGAGGCCTTGCAACACTAACTAGTCACCACATGACATTTTGGAGGGAAAATGACAAGCAGTGCTCAGTTTGGACATTTAGGGGCGTAGTCTCTTAGGGGTGTACTCACTTTTGTTGCCGGTAGTTAAGACATTAATAGCTGTACATAGTTATTTTGAGAGAAGACTAAATTTACACTGTTATATAAGCTGCACACAGATTACTTTTCATTGTGTCAAAGTGTCAGTGTTTAGTCAGTGTTGTCCCATGAAGAGATATActtaaatatctgcagaaatgtgaggGGTGTACTCACTTTTGTGATACACTctatacacacatacatgcgttagcctgtcacaataaacaataaatcagttaatcgcatgataaatgaaaattatcaacctcgttttaatttatcggctTAATCGTTTCTTCCtgcccttttctctttcttttaatgATACTGGGTGAAAAACGTCTCACCTCTGGTGCTCTCCACTGGCCCCTCCCTTCCTCTattgcccatcttctctatctAAATCTAATGATTATTGAAGGGCAATATAGTAAACATACTTCATAATCTgtactcttttggttgaatgtagtttttatttccactttagttttatgtttagtttttattgaagtgcattttttgttaatgcaGACTGAGagtccattttcttttttgtttttggtggttttattttgttttaccagtGTTAACACCAGTTCTGGTGtcaagtgttcttttgaaaataaactatttatttttggcaagatattgcttgcattattatgtcattaccattacatcagtttaaaatagtcttcaaacaatattatcatttatcgcaatagtTTTTCAGACAATTAATcactcagcaaaatttgttattgtgacaggcttaatTTATTATCTTGTGAaacatctgaagttttatatctttttctttaggctAAAAATGTaccacaaacctatgatataaactaaaactttacgtaagaagaaaaaaaatacatccaaactatctggactatttctgagttattatcacATTATTCAATCAATTTTTTGTAccaaagagttaagaataaacacattttccctGAGGCTCTTTAATGTGtgtatatttgaaattttaaattgacatttgtgactgtattcAAAATAGACCATCAAATATAGGCAGTAAGCATATCTCTAGGGAACAAAAGTTTTGCAAgggaaagcaaaagaaaatcttttcccCATGCCCCCTGGAGGGCTCTGTAAGAAGCAGCTTGTAAATCAagatatatttgtgtttgcatcaCAAATACAGTGTGAATcttgttttgtgcatttgtggATCTCATCCTGTGCATTTGTGAATTATGAAACTGTTTTAGCTCCATTTTATGGAGCTCCATAGATGTTCACCATATTTTCCATATATCTATAAATATCatagttccaaactaaatatttaatccaCAAGCTAAAATACATTggagctaattatttagctccAATAATTATTGGagctaaataattattttgctccaaattaattatttcaacTACTTATGCATTTCGGAAATAactaagtggaaaatcatcataattaacaggaATAAAGACTGGAAAAACAAGTGTGTAAATAATCAACATATGGTTTAGTGATAAAATTCCTAACATAAGTGGACTTTTTAGTAATattctaaattaaatgaatcTGTATTTTAGTAGAAATCATTTTACAAGTTTAAAACAATGCCACacctttgtttacatttattgtcctttttattgcacatttatGTAAATGAATAATACAGTTTATGtggtaaaatattgtttatctaATTGACTATACTGCTCACTGTCCTTTTCTGTTCCCAAACAGTAATTGTTCAGGAATATTGGTGTATGATTCAATAAAAGCGCTCCCCTTTTCACCTAAAGTAAGCTTaagtaaagcattttaaatgcaaatagtTTCCTTTCATATGATAGCCTCACAGAAAacgtttctttaaaacaaaacaaagcagaacatTATAGCGAACATAATACTGCAAACATAACTTATCCCATAGTTCAATATTGGCTGATTACATCATACAGATACATACAGACTCTTTGCTGTGCATCAAGagaatttaacaaaacaatattcAATTAAACTTTTCACTCATGATGTAAAACTTTGCAGAAATGTCCCTGAAAACACATCAAGCATCCTTGCAAAATTAAAACGTACCGCTCCAGTGGTTGTAGCAGAAACAAActggtgaaaaaaaactaagtctACATTCATGCTGTAGAGGTACATGTGGCTTTGGCAACACAGAGAGGCTGAGATCATTTAAACTTCGTCTTTGTCTGAATCTAAGACACCTTGATTGATTTCCTGATGCATTTACACAGTTGCCACCTTTCATTTTACCATTTCTAGCAAAGTGAATGGGGAAGGGGAATGGGAAGGGATGTACCAAAATGGatttatcaatttaaaaaaagccacCTGGACATAATTCCCTTTATATTTATGATCAGAACAGAATGACAGCGTTCATATTCTCCTCAAAATGTTTGGCttgtttataaaaatctaaaactcagtTATGGCATCggctgaaaacagaagaaatagaatcattacaaaaacaaaatttaagtaTCAAAATCAATGAAGCCTTCTAGGAACAGCATggttgtaaatgtaaaaaaaaaaaaaaacacaaaacaaataattttcccCAGAGCATAAATGTACAACGATATAAAGAGTTTCCAGGTCACCATTTCTCTGCTAGAGGCACATGGTGTGAACTCCACTGTGCTTCCTGGAGCCCTGCCCCCTTGTGGTCCTCACATGAGGACTTCTGGTCaactgagaaagagagagatgaggagaggaagaggtggtaGGCCCAAGTGTTGTGGAGGCAGCCATCTTTACTTCACCTGGGTATAGGTGGGAGGGGAGGAGCTCCTCGCTCTTTTTTACCAGAACCTGGAAATTACAGAATCAATTAAtagaatgtgttttttaatattacacAGAATATGTTCTTCCACCATATGGCGCTGTGTCACAAATATGAAGacattcatttttgtaaaggtttcagagattgaaaaaaaatgagacCATAATAATTCACTTCagcactttttccacatttaatgtAACGTAAGTCCTGCATTATtcatattaaaaagaaacatctgtattaggaagaaaattaaaaacaaattctggatgaataaatgtacaaacccttaaagtaatattttgaaTCTGTTTCAGCAGTTGGTCTTTTTGAGTTCACACCTTCCATCAGTTGTAGTGggatttttaacaaagtgaaaGCAATTTGGAATGACCATAAAGTGGCAATTTGTAAAATCAGTGAGAGGACAACACCTGTTGAGAAACGTTGAGCAGAAATCACCAAACCTCTGCACTAAAGactattttcaaaaacaagtgaaaaggTTACATGCGTTTCTGCTGCTATGAAACTAAAGAATccaaaaagtgtttctgttaaaaactTGAATACTATTTTGTATCCAACATATCTCAAAAATGTATGTGAAAACATACAATGATATCTTGGACAATGAGAACAGTTTTGATTTTGAGTTTTCGGTCATATTTGTTTGGAAGTACCTCTTATTTGAACATGATCTCTAATTAGCTATGGTGTACCTCAAGGCTGAATGTTGAGAACCTCTTGTTTTCACTGTCTATGTTGCCCCTGGGGAAATTTTTTGCACCTTATAACTTCTTTTCACTGCTTTGCAGTTAATTTGCAGATTTATCTGCCCTTAAAAACAGGGAAAGACTTGGGCTGTTAGCTCACtgtcttgaaaatgtttaatagtgaatgtctaatatattttttttacctaaatgaaaacaaacagacatcGTCATCATTAACTAAGATAATTAAAGTGCATTGGGTCCTTTATCGTCTTattgcaaaacaaatgtttggaaCAGTCTGCTAAATTTGACATTAACAACATGTGAGCAAGTGTTCACAtactttgtgaaaaacaaaaacaaaaaatatgtttttcgcCTTGCGTTAGTCACCTTTGCTCTCCGTCTTGGAAATCTTACTGGGGTAGGTTTTCTGCGAGGGCACATAGGGTTCGGGTGGAGGAAGGTCCGAAATGGGATGAAAGGTGAACCTGTACTCAAAGTCATCTgttgaaggaaagaaaacagagtaATTATCACCGTTAGACTGGATGATCTGACATGACGCAAAACAAATGGAGCAGTTTGTGTAAAGGTGCTGTGAATGAGATCTAAAACCCTCTGCTATTTTAGGCAGAACCTTTTTTGCCCCCATtgcctttaaaaatattctgtggtTGATTGAAGAGAAACAATTGAATTGGAGGTCAGGAGGTTTCCTGCCTTAAATGAAGCatgtgataaaaacaacaatgagaGCAACAGGAATCAGTCTGAAAAATGCTCTGCTGgacttttttaaatcaggctTTCATAATGTGTACAGTGTCTTACAAATGTATTCATGCCCTAAGGGTTCTGTccacattttcttacttttcaaCAACTAACCCTCTTaccaaaactttaaattaaataccaACTCAAAGTAGCgtgtaattgtgaaatggaattATGCAtgcttttgaaagttttttggTAAATAATCAAGAAAAGGGTATTGTGCATTGGATTTGTGACATAATATGAACATATTCTTGTGGTATCAGGAGTAACACTGAAGTTATTCAACTTTACcaacataaacataaacttCAATTCATGTtgctcatttacatttttcagtcttTCTCCAAACTAAAGTTAGCACATTGACAGGTTTACAGACCTTGCATTTGGTTGTGGTGAGAGTTTTGGAAGCCGTTCCCCATCGGTGGTGGAGGTGGTAGTCCCCCAACGGGCCTGTCTGGTGGCAGGGGGGGCCTACCGCCAGGGCCGCCACGAGGAGGCTCCGGGCCCGGCCGACCGATGGGCAGGGCAACTTGGGTTGCTCTTAGGCTGCCTCCGCCCATGCTGCGACCTGAGGGAGGCGGTGGAGGAAGAGGACCTTTGGAGGAAGAAtgaattttattcattaaacatAAAGGAACAATTTTCTACAATATTTCTTATCTATAGTTGGAAAAGAAGTGACAACTGGTGGGTTACCTGTGCGTGGTGATGACTGGTTTCTTCCAACAGATGGCGGTCTCTCGtttggaggaggagggaggggtcCTGATCGACCAGAAGGGGGTGCTGGAGTGTGGCTGGAggtgattaaaaaagaaaagcatccatTTTGATAATTCTTTCTTCAAGGAGCACTATTATGCATTTCCAGACATacagtgacattttatagcacaatgaagtaactatgttaccttcagttgttacaaaaatgctgtatatatcaaatataacttaaaagaaatttgacttcaatatttaacaccttgacattgggtttctgtctctttaaaaacttctgctttttctgaagCGCCACCTTCAGGAAATCTTCCCAACATGTCTCCTCTATTAAaccattaacatttttaccagcattgctctgagaagtagcacAGCAGTTCCAGCAGGTGTCTGTTTATTGGAGCTGGCTAGTctgaggagctgagtgggggagagGCTGCATCTTGAAGGcagagctaggtccacccaggggTTTTGCAGATGAATGGTTGTAAAAATGATAGCATGatgcaaagctaaaaaaatgtattttacatgtgCCCCTTAAACACGAAACAAGCAAAAGACTTTTGAATTTCTGGGATTATGACTTGCACATCCAATTTTTACAAGAAGTCCAACtactttgtttaaattattgtttgcttagtttattgttgaaaaGGTAAAGAAGGCTTTGATAtcattttcaactgttttagaAATTTCTTTCTGCAAGTAATTCTGACTAGACTATTTGGcctatgtgacaaaatgttggaCACAACTATGCtataatagttttttaaaaattaaattaaaaaatgcttcattaatcccaaagggaaattcaATGTTGTTGTAACGCATTAATTCAAAAAATTTGAAAGAGTTATAGTAGATgatgatggctgttggcagaaaggatctccagtagaggtctgtattacagtgaatccgaagaagcctctgactgaaaacacttTGTTCTCCCAAGACATTCTTGTGTAGAGGATgttcagggttgtccataattaTTTTGATCCTATGAAGAATCCCTTTGcatcatcatctccagaggttccataGTTatcccagaacagaaccagccttctctATCAGGCTGTTGAGCCTTTTTAGGTCCCTGGGTCTGATGCTGCCACCCCAACATGTCTCTCCTCTGTGCTCCTGCTCTCCATCCACAATTCTTCCTTTCCAACGCCTCTGTGATTTCTGGCTTCAGCTGTggtattatttcagcttttccaATGTTGATGAGCTACTCCCTGGTATAAACCACCCTGTTGCTGTGGTTACACATAATAACAAAGGAgcaaaaatatgataaatattGACTAAAATAAGTCCaattacataatattttttgtaatatattaTGTAATAATATATTTAGTTGTCCAAAAACAGCCATTTTCCTCCAAAAGGACAGGAATGAAtgtttgaaaaagagaaaaaaaatctcaatgagTACTGAGCtgctccaacatgctgccaccctCAGCAGCGCAATTTTagaattgttgatttttttatttcaatggatgtttttagccaaagttgaacaataaatttgatttgttgATCCAGTCCTAAGCATTTCCATCAACTATTTTTCCAAATCTTACCTGTTGAGTGAGCTGTTCCTCTGGGGCAGGCGGGGTGTGTTTTggtcctctcctcctccttggCCAGGCGGGATTGGAGGCGGGCCTGGTCGTCCTGGAGGCAGAGGGGGTACCCCGCTTCCGGCCGGGGAGCGACCTGTTGAGGAAGGCGAGGCagaaggtttggagttgatggACGGGGGAGGAGGGGGCATGTCGCGGGGCATCGACGGTCGGTGACCTCCTACAGGAGCCGGAGGTGGTGGCGGTCGGTCGTCAGGAAGTGGAGGCCTCCCTCCTGGTGCTGGAGGTAACGGAGGTCGGCTGCTGTTTGAAGGCGGAGGAGGGGGCGCGGAGAAGCTCGACCGAGGCCCACCAGAGGAGCCCCCTggtgggggagggggaggaAGAGATCCATGCCTCCCTGGTGGAACACTGGGCGGCACTGGGGAACTGGCGTGACTGGGCCTTGGTCCTCCGGGGAGCGACGGCGGAGAGGGCCCCCCACGAGACGGGAGACTCTGGGGTGGCCTGGGGGTGTTGGGTACTGGAGGAGGCGGTCCACCTGAAGTGTCCTGTCTGGATGAGAAATTAGGACGACCCTTTGGGAGATCAGGGGCACCGCCACGAGGCACAGCGGGGATGCCTGGCAACTTAGGTGGTCCGGATGGACTGCCACCGCCGCCGAAAGGGCTGGGTCCACCGGAACGGGAACCTGGAGGAAGAACGGGCCCACGACTGGGTCCTGAGTCTGGGAACGAAAatcagaaactgtttttgtctttaaaccTAATGAGGATCTTTTTCTGTCATAGTTTTTGCTCTTCACATCTTTTCTTACCATTGTCTCTGTTTGCTGCAGACCTCAGTTTTGGCATCCCTCCTGCAAAGAGGCCTCCTAAACCAGCAGGAGACCCACCACCAAaacccccaccaccaccaccaccaccacctccaccactacctccacctcctccacttcctcctttGGGTtctgagaagaaataaaaactatctTAATGCATGATAGTAGTGTTGTCTGTTTAAATAAGGTTCAAACTGGACATATGGGATAAAATAAGGGCACTAAAAGCCAACAT containing:
- the wipf1b gene encoding WAS/WASL-interacting protein family member 1, producing the protein MPAPPPPPPPGPPPPPTLALANTEKPTLSRTEQQGRGALLSDICKGTRLKKAVTNDRSEPVFDKPKGGSGGGGGSGGGGGGGGGGGFGGGSPAGLGGLFAGGMPKLRSAANRDNDSGPSRGPVLPPGSRSGGPSPFGGGGSPSGPPKLPGIPAVPRGGAPDLPKGRPNFSSRQDTSGGPPPPVPNTPRPPQSLPSRGGPSPPSLPGGPRPSHASSPVPPSVPPGRHGSLPPPPPPGGSSGGPRSSFSAPPPPPSNSSRPPLPPAPGGRPPLPDDRPPPPPAPVGGHRPSMPRDMPPPPPSINSKPSASPSSTGRSPAGSGVPPLPPGRPGPPPIPPGQGGGEDQNTPRLPQRNSSLNSHTPAPPSGRSGPLPPPPNERPPSVGRNQSSPRTGPLPPPPPSGRSMGGGSLRATQVALPIGRPGPEPPRGGPGGRPPLPPDRPVGGLPPPPPMGNGFQNSHHNQMQDDFEYRFTFHPISDLPPPEPYVPSQKTYPSKISKTESKGSGKKERGAPPLPPIPR